The DNA sequence GGAGAAGACCCCTCTGCATtcctgtcgtacacttgggtctcactcccagggttttgggtgctcagagttgttggttctgaaccctagagccctcaaagatccctgttcggtagtactgccaccaccctgtaagagccagtgcctcagtccagggaaaccgagaccctctaggccaggggtcagcaaccttaaacactcaaagagccatttggacccgttttccggagaaaagaaaacctcgggagccacaaaacccttttgacatctaaaattaagacaacactgcatatatagtttttttttacctttatgttatgtataaaaaaactttttaagaaagagttttaaaatattaatgaaaaaatattaaatacctgacaaactgttattgaagatatttccataatgCTGTTTGATTGGCATCCTCATTTGCACTTGCATGTCCAgtaggccccccccccagtattcccatccattatccagacacccatgggtgcacgtGGGACAGGGGCAGGACTTCttaggggaggggggtcagggttgcatgggagagggcgtcagggctgcttgtgagaagggggttcagggctgcttttgggaaggggtcagggctgcttttgggaaggggggtcagggctgcttgtgggaaggggtcagggctgcttggggttcagggctgcttgtgggaaggggtcagggctgcttggggttcagggctgcttgtgggaaggggggtcagggctgcttgtgggaaggggggtcagggctgcttgtgggaaggggtcagggctgcttggggttcagggctgcttgtgggaaggggggtcagggctgcttgtgggaaggggggtcagggctgcttgggggtcagggctgcttgtgggaagtggtcagggctgcttgtgggaagggggttcagggctgcttgtgggtcagggctgcttgtgggaaggggtcagggctgcttgtgggaaggggggtcagggtgaaagccccttgcaagccccttctgtgttactgggttactgtggttcaggcttgcaatgctactaggcctaacagtacatattcatgacaattccaGAATATGCTATAGAAGCAGCTACAACACAAAGCAACAACAGTAGTTAGCTTTTGAAGGTACTGTATTGCTTCCAGCAATTCTCCAATGTAGACTGtacactagaccagtgtttctcaaactgtgggttggaacccactaggtgggttgcgagtcaatttcaggtgggtccccattcatttcaatattttatttttaatatattagaccatgattgatgttaccatggtatgtgattgcattggggaaattttacagatctgtacttttaacaagctactaggtatattcttttaacaatatagtATATGGGACTTCTGTCCAGCAAACCATGGCCAGCCCATCAATgaagtcacctcaggcagcagatgagtGGGAGGCAGCTGCCTACATTTGCCGGTCTGTTTTgaacactcctcctcctccttctgcctcattctaaaaggaacaggggaatggctcagaagaggaaatatggtgGAGAGGAGAGTAATGGCTACAGTGTCCCCCGAAAGACAGtgtagcccaccactcctctcccccacacttcatCTTCCACTCTGCTCCTTTTGCagctagggagtgggaggaggaggaacagaggctggagcACTGCCAGGCAATGgggaacagcatttggcacaccacctcagacACTGGGAAGACACCCTTAGAAAGGTGATAGCACTAAGGCTAGAATCCCATGTTCATTGACCTGGGAGAAGGCCCCATACATCAACAGTGACACTCTTGAGTAAACCAGCACAGGATTGCACAAAAAGAGTTCTTCAGCCATCCTGGGATGATCTAACCTTTAGTTTGATCTGATGTGGGTTTAAAATGACAGAAAGAGCACTCTCTTGCCTGGTAGCAAAGAAGGAAGAACAGTTGTGTAGCTGAGGGGGACCGGGGGGGCATTCTATGCTCTTGGTGGTGCTCCTCTGGGgtggcagtgccactgctgctttgTCTGCCGCTGATGCTGCTTTGCTCACAGGTTCCCGCCCCGGATCCTTGTTCCTCTTCACCTGCCCGCCAGTGCTGTTCTACTGCTGTTGCCGACACCTCTTGCCTGCAGCTCACTCCTGGCAAAACAATGGCTGATGAGCCATGACCAGGAGCAGCAGGCAgagcaccagagaaggaggtaaCAGGGGAGTCAAGGCGTCTTACTGGTTACCAGTACAAACTCATAAAGTGCTATAGCAATCCCAAGTGTTGTTATTATCACAAAGATGACAGCCTGTGtacatgtgctgggggagagcATCCTTCCCAGTCCCAAAGGTTGTAGTAAAACTAGTTTCTGAGCATGGACAAACAAACCTTCCAAGAGAAAACCAAAGAAGTTCATGTTTCACTACTGGGCATCCTTACTCTGGTTATGGCAGTCAGTAACATTCATAGGAACTGTTCTAATAAGGGCCCATTGTAAGGAGAGGCTAATTTGCTGAGTTTGTGTCTTAGAAAAATGCTTGCCCAGAGTTTCTGCCGCTGCCAGCATTTCCCAAGAGGGAACCTGGCTGAGCAATACTCCTTGATTGGGCTCTGGAGGCTACACGGCCCCAAGGACAGGAAGCTATGAACAAAAACTGGCGCCATCAGAGCACCCTGGTCTCACGCTACATGAACATAGATTCCAGCTCTGGGCTGTTGTTCCAGGTGGCACATGTTGCAAATCATCTTTCCTGCAGATTCATCTTCCTGTGTGTGGCTCCCTTTACTCTTCAGCCTGGCAACACCAGGAACACGGGTACAGAAATTTTGCTGCGGCTGCAAGAAGAAAACTTTGGGACTGCAGAGACCACTGATCTAAGTCACATGCACCTGAAGCCTACCCAAATCTTCTTCCCCTTATGTCTGTTTTGCATCCTGTGGACAACACTTGGCATCTCGGAACCATCAGAGGATGGGAAAGTGCGCAACAAAAGTCTTGGCAATACCTGCCAATGAATGGGTGTTTCATGTTGACTGAGAAATATTATTGTTTGTATTTTAGCATGTGATCGTGTTTTTTAATTCATAGTTGGGAACCACCTTGGGTGTCCCATTTGTTTGGGAGGAAAAGCGGGATAAAAATAGTTTAAGAGAAAGGGCAGAGTTAAGGTTATTACTATTTTGTCCACATGTGGAATATTTGCGGAGTGTGGATACATGGCATTTCCTGTTGGGTCTTAAGGGTCAAAGACTCTTATTTATAACCTCAGCAGTTCTCTTCTCTTAGATCTACACTCACCCTAGCTGCTATATACCCTTTCCCACACAATGTCGTGCTGCAGGGGGAGCAGCGGTGGACAGTGATATAGAAAGAGACCATGCCGGTGAACAATGAGTAAGAGGAAGAAAGGCCCTATGTCCTCACTGGTAGATGCTGTGAGGTAGACGAGGGGAGCCTCATTCTGGAATCAGCACCATGCAGAACAGGGCTACTAACTTGCTAGCAATACCCAACATAGGTCACCACTGGCTTGTCCCAACCTGTGTTTTTATGCATTTCCAATATTTATAGTAAGTATATGGCTTTCAGCCATCAGCTCCCAagtgaaaacaaatgaaaagaatTCACAATGACAATTCAAGTCTAAAAGTAGATAGATACATCGAAATGCTAATATGTGAAATGTCTAACCCATGAACAGTGAGAGTAGGACAACCAAAACAGACCATCAGAAGAAGGAAAATGACAGGAAAATCAGCTAACTGAATGGAATGGCTGAAGGGAGGCTGAGAAAGGTAAGATATCACTCCACTCTGATAACAGAGGAGAGACTGCATCTGCCAAAGTGCACTGGGCACTGCCTGCATTCAGAAACCGTATGACTACCCAGTGCTAAGTTCAGATGCTGCTccttctttcctttgctgccacttggTATTGTGATGCCTGCCACCAAGGACATGAATTCCCTGCCCCAATCACTGCTCAGTGGCGCTACTCTTTTCCTGCACATCACACTACCCTAACAGACACCACTGGGAAGGGTTTTCCATATTGCTGGAAGATAGgagaacaccccccccacaccgACAAGTAGCTTCAAGATGTTAGTGCCTACAAAATGATTGACTTGGTGAGGTAAGGATTTGAGCCACACTCACAGCGATGACAAGAAAACATCCAATAGACCCCTGCTACAGTAACAGTACAATTGCCATCCTTGCTGATGGGCATGCAAGGGAGAGCCAGGTGAGAGACAGAtgggagagagggaagaagaTGGAGGAGAAAGAGAGCTGCAGAAAGCCATGCATGGAGACAGCAGAAAGAAGATTCACCTGTGACTGCTAACTGGACAGCTaggaggaagggggaggtttATGTGCATTGGAATTTAGCAGTCAGAAGTGTTGGGTGCAAGGGTTCAGTTTTCTTCTTAATcttgtccctgcagcagcattaGACGAATGGCTTCTGAAAACGCAACGGGTGTCTCTGAATTGCTCCTCCGTGGTTTCCCAACCCGACCTGAGTTTCAaggcctcctcttccccctcttcctgtccATGTACCTACTGACTCTCCTGGGAAACGTCACGATCATCCTCTTGATCCGCTTGGATGCGCAGCTCCTCCAggcccccatgtacttcttcctcagtCACCTTGCCTTAGCTGACCTGGGTTTTACCGCTACCACTGTCCCCAAAGTGCTAGCAAACCTGTTGGCTCAGAAGAAGACTATCTCTTATCATGCTTGCCTGGCCCAGATGTATTTCTATATGTCTTTTGGCAACTCAGACAGCTTCCTGCTGGCTTCTATGGCCTATGACCGCTACATGGCCATCTGCTGCCCGCTATACTATTCTGCCCTGATGAGTCCCAAGCGCTGCCTCCTACTGGCAGCTGTGTCCTGGGTCGTCCCCATCTTCCACTCCTTACTTTACACCCTTTTGATGTCCCATATTTCTTTCTGTGACTCAAGGGAGATACCACACTTCTTCTGTGACATATACCCTGTTCTGGACATCTCTTGCTCAGATACCAGTGTCATAGAAATTCTGCTCTTAACTGAGGGGGTAGTGGAGATCTTGGGGCCGTTTGTGCTTATTGTCATCTCCTATGCACGGATCTTCTACACAATCATGAAAATTCcatccagcactggaaagcacaagGCTTTCTCCACGTGTGGCTCCCACATGGCTGTGGTGGTCTTGTTCTACAGCACTGTGAGCTGGGTCTATTTCAAGCCACATTCCAAGAACTCAGACCGCAAGGACACTGTGGCAGCTGTGATGTATACCATGGTGACACCCATGCTGAACCCATTCATATACAGCCTTAGGAACCGGGAGATGAAAGCAGCCATGCAAAGGGTCATTAAGCGATTTCCAATGGTGGTGTAACTCTCACAGCCAAAAGAAGTGAGTGAGGGATCCAGAGTCCCTAGAGCAGtagtgttacatgaaaatccccttttgccttttagttgtgattttctctctatctggttatgttactatggactaaaatatcatgcaggctaaacttctcacgcaggccacatttccaaaactctggtcaagtcgcaggctcatggttacacaaccaccacctccccatggtcacacattatgggaggaagtctggcatcttaaatcattgtttaagtgtctcctacattgttgtattcattgtattgttttaacccaatcactgtttaaggcaaaagtgtctcctaacccaatcactacttaagtactgtatgcaaacttgaactgccttcttgtgttgctgattcattgtattgcttaagttcccccatctaggaagccagccatagaccccattggaTTTTGCTgttaactgacatcctgatcctttcaatgttttacacactccaagcaccctgctgtgtggtagtaatccagctcagcactgtctgagaaccccttttaagtgagggcttcctcacacatgctctctggctctctctccaaggaccaacacatctgtgttgtgtcagagggtcctcttcacaggactccccccccatccaactgctctacacgacaagtaactatcttgcgcctggaactctttcccttctccccccctttttctccccttctctcccctttagttagcagctggggttggcagaccagggacccctaaaatacttccctaccacctttcctttttctaatttcctcgtatgcaccaaatactctttacacgcaaccaccatgaaagctaggtacactggattcaagtattaggacaaGGAAAcgtacacttatcatttctccatgtgcattatgtttacctttgtgcttttgtaataaaactataatcttttactaAAAATTATCttcctctcagtctcctctttaagctaaagggaatttctctgcattatgctgtcttgttatccagcctatgaccctaaggttccaataagggcagtgtaataattcccctaaacaaaacagcccttttgatAACATTTTAATTGGTGGAGAATGCTTGGCAGGCATGTGTTAGTGATGCCACATTTGACAGAGCTGACACAGGAGCAGACAGTAGTTCTGCAGAGATCCTTTTGGAAAGTTTGGAaatgctaggaaaaaccttgctgagTGTTAAAGGAAGAAAGCATAGGTAGTAggaacatagacttgagaagcacTAGACTCAGAGACTTGTGATATTTGGagtaaccagccaagttagagagtaATATTTGGAGATAtttggctaaccagccaagttagagaggctgtgaagggcaaggaagcttccttccgtaaatggaagtcttgccctaatgaagagaataaaaaggaacataaactgtggcaaaagaaatgtaagaaggtgataggggaggccaagcgagactatgaggaacgcatggccagcaacattaaggggaataataaaagcttcttcaaatatgttagaagcaggaaacccgccagagaagcggttggccctctggatggtgagggagggaaaggggagataaaaggagacttagagatggcagagaaattaaatgagttctttgcatctgtcttcacggcagaagacctcgggcagataccgctgcccgaacggcccctcctgaccgaggagttaagtcagatagaggttaaaagagaagatgtttcagacctcattgataaattaaagatcaataagtcaccgggccctgatggcatacacccaagggttattaaggaattgaagaatgaagttgcagatctcttgactaaggtatgcaacttgtccctcaaaacggccacggtaccagaagattggaggatagcaaatgtcacgcctatttttaaaaagggaaagaggggggacccgggaaactataggccggtcagcctaacatctataccgggtaagatggtggaatgcctcatcaaagataggatctcaaaacacatagacaaacaggccttgctgagggagagtcagcatggcttctgtaagggtaagtcttgcctcacaaaccttatagaattctttgaaaaggtcaacaggaatgtggatgcgggagaacccgtggacattatatatctggactttcagaaggcgtttgacacggtccctcaccaaaggctactgaaaaaactccacagtcagggaattagaggacaggtcctctcgtggattgagaactggttggaggccaggaagcagagaatgggtgtcaatgggcaattttcacaatggagagaggtgaaaagcggtgtgccccaaggatctgtcctgggaccggtgcttttcaacctcttcataaatgacctggagacagggttgagcagtgaagtggctaagtttgcagacgacaccaaacttttccgagtggtaaagaccagaagtgattgtgaggagctccagaaggatctctccagactggcagaatgggcagcaaaatggcagatgcgcttcaatgtcagtaagtgtaaagtcatgcacattggggcaaaaaatcaaaactttagatataggctgatgggttctgagctgtctgtgacagatcaggagagagatcttggggtggtggtggacaggtcgatgaaagtgtcgacccaatgtgcggcagcagtgaagaaggccaattctatgcttgggatcattaggaagggtattgagaacaaaacggttagtattataatgccgttgtacaaatctatggtaaggccacacctggagtattgtgtccagttctggtcgccgcatctcaaaaaagacatagtggaaatggaaaaggtgcaaaagagagcgactaagatgattacggggctggggcaccttccttatgaggaaaggctacggcgtttgggcctcttcagcctagaaaagagacgcttgaggggggacatgattgagacatacaaaattatgcaggggatggacagagtggatagggagatgctctttacactctcacataataccagaaccaggggacatccactaaaattgagtgttgggcgggttaggacagacaaaagaaaatatttctttactcagcgcgtggttggtctgtggaactccttgccacaggatgtggtgctggcgtctagcctagacgcctttaaaaggggattggacgagtttctggaggaaaaatccattatggggtacaagccatgatgtgtatgtgcaacctcctgattttaggaatgggttaagtcagaatgccagatgtaggggagggcaccaggatgaggtctcttgttatctggtgtgctccctggggcatttggtgggccgctgtgagatacaggaagctggactagatgggcctatggcctgatccagtggggctgttcttatgttcttatgttcttatgagtagggTGCAGTACCTGAATGCAGACCAGGGAAAATTTACACCCGTGGTACTGGTTAACAGCCTGCAAGAATCAGACCCTCCAGTATTCTTTGGACGGTAGTAACTGTTGTAGGACAGTGAATAATACGTCTTTTGCTCCTAAacctgctaaaaggagtcagctaTTCGCTGTTGATGAGTCAGAAAGTCTGAATAAGAGTTCCTTTCCAGTGTGCTTTAACTGAAGCAATTGGCAAGCAAAATAAGCATATATAAAAGAGGAAAAGCAAACATGAAAATGAGTGGTGAAAAG is a window from the Tiliqua scincoides isolate rTilSci1 chromosome 2, rTilSci1.hap2, whole genome shotgun sequence genome containing:
- the LOC136639920 gene encoding olfactory receptor 1468-like, with translation MASENATGVSELLLRGFPTRPEFQGLLFPLFLSMYLLTLLGNVTIILLIRLDAQLLQAPMYFFLSHLALADLGFTATTVPKVLANLLAQKKTISYHACLAQMYFYMSFGNSDSFLLASMAYDRYMAICCPLYYSALMSPKRCLLLAAVSWVVPIFHSLLYTLLMSHISFCDSREIPHFFCDIYPVLDISCSDTSVIEILLLTEGVVEILGPFVLIVISYARIFYTIMKIPSSTGKHKAFSTCGSHMAVVVLFYSTVSWVYFKPHSKNSDRKDTVAAVMYTMVTPMLNPFIYSLRNREMKAAMQRVIKRFPMVV